In one window of Deltaproteobacteria bacterium DNA:
- the ftsL gene encoding cell division protein FtsL, whose product MSTGALQQARGGSVTIRKGNRKKAVSFWAKGYRLFLALSVGFLITVFAFAFVWINHQAVQIGYDITRLNQQQLKLIDLNRKLRVELANLTSLDRLERLAKKKLGLVAPRPEQVVVVE is encoded by the coding sequence ATGTCAACCGGCGCTTTACAGCAGGCCAGAGGCGGCTCCGTTACGATCCGGAAAGGAAATCGGAAAAAAGCGGTTTCTTTCTGGGCCAAGGGCTACCGGCTTTTCCTCGCCCTTTCGGTGGGGTTTTTAATAACCGTCTTTGCTTTTGCTTTCGTCTGGATTAATCACCAGGCGGTCCAGATTGGCTACGATATCACCAGGCTCAACCAGCAGCAATTGAAGCTCATTGACCTGAACCGGAAGCTCAGGGTGGAGTTGGCCAACCTGACCTCCCTGGATCGTCTGGAGCGCCTGGCCAAAAAAAAGCTCGGTCTGGTGGCTCCCAGGCCGGAGCAGGTTGTGGTTGTGGAATGA
- the rsmH gene encoding 16S rRNA (cytosine(1402)-N(4))-methyltransferase RsmH, producing the protein MHMNYSHLPVMPLETMSALSVEEGGQYIDGTIGGGGHARLILERIGPKGRLLGLDRDPDAISYLEEVLKPAASNLTLYHGNFSRLDMIQTKLGWGAVDGIILDLGVSSYQLEEANRGFSFLRDEKLDMRMDPTSGEPASVLVNRLSEKALADLIFRYGEERNSRRIARNIVRAREKRPLITSFRLAEEVRKSFARPGGRTRIHPATRTFLALRLAVNNELEHLEKFLALAPQLIKAGGRLVVISFHSLEDRLVKRALVQPKRAREGEAYLTRLYKKPIRPTPEEIARNPRARSAKLRAGERV; encoded by the coding sequence TTGCACATGAATTACAGTCATCTTCCAGTGATGCCTTTGGAAACGATGTCCGCCCTGAGTGTCGAGGAGGGTGGTCAGTATATAGATGGAACGATTGGTGGGGGGGGGCACGCCCGGTTGATCCTGGAGCGTATTGGACCCAAGGGCCGTCTCTTGGGTCTGGACCGGGATCCGGACGCTATCAGCTATCTCGAGGAGGTGCTCAAGCCTGCCGCATCTAATTTAACGTTGTATCATGGGAATTTCTCCCGGCTGGACATGATCCAGACCAAACTTGGATGGGGGGCCGTGGACGGCATTATCCTTGATTTAGGCGTAAGTTCTTATCAGCTCGAGGAAGCGAACCGTGGGTTCTCTTTTCTGCGGGATGAGAAATTGGACATGCGCATGGATCCCACTTCGGGAGAACCGGCGTCGGTTTTAGTCAACCGGCTTTCGGAAAAGGCCTTGGCCGACCTGATCTTCCGGTATGGAGAGGAGAGGAATTCTCGCCGTATCGCCCGGAACATCGTTCGTGCCCGGGAAAAGAGACCGTTGATCACTTCGTTCAGACTGGCCGAAGAGGTCCGAAAATCTTTTGCCAGGCCGGGAGGCCGAACCCGTATTCATCCAGCCACCCGCACCTTCCTGGCCCTGCGCCTCGCCGTTAACAATGAATTAGAACATCTGGAAAAGTTCCTCGCCCTGGCACCGCAACTGATAAAAGCGGGCGGGCGGTTGGTGGTCATCAGTTTTCATTCTTTGGAAGATCGTCTTGTCAAGAGAGCGCTTGTTCAACCGAAGCGAGCTCGGGAGGGGGAGGCATATTTGACGAGGCTGTATAAAAAACCAATTAGACCCACACCCGAGGAGATCGCCCGCAATCCCAGAGCCAGGAGCGCCAAACTTCGGGCTGGTGAGCGTGTTTGA